Proteins from one Nitrobacteraceae bacterium AZCC 2146 genomic window:
- a CDS encoding peptidyl-dipeptidase Dcp (product_source=KO:K01284; cath_funfam=1.10.1370.10,3.40.390.10; cog=COG0339; ko=KO:K01284; pfam=PF01432; superfamily=55486), which yields MSDTTLHSAVTSRALDNPLLQAWQTPFETPPFAEILPEHFIQAFEQAFFDHSAEISAIVNDPAAPDFANTITALERSGKLLSRVSAVFYDLVSAHSNPALLEIDKEVSLRQARHWNPIMMNAVLFGRIAALHDNRASLGLSSEQLRLLERTYTRFHRAGAGLDEVAKARMAEINERLAHLGTAFSHHLLGDEQDWFMEIGEGDTDGLPESFVAAAKAAAEERGMTGKAIVTTSRSSMEPFLKSSTRRDLREKAYKAFIARGDNGNANDNNATIVEILQLREESAKLLGFPTFAAYRLEDSMAKTPEAVRGLLERVWKPARDRALADRDALQELVTEEGGNFKLASWDWRYYAEKLRQRRANFDDAAIKPYLALDNMIDAAFDTATRLFGVTFEERKDVPVWHPDVRVWEVKDAKGQHKALFYGDYFARPSKRSGAWMTSLRDQQKLDGDVAPLVLNVCNFAKGTDGQPSLLSPDDARTLFHEFGHGLHGMLSDVTYPSLSGTSVFTDFVELPSQLYEHWQEQPQVLQTFAKHYQTGEPLPDDLLKRFIAARKFNQGFATVEFVSSALIDLEFHTQPASASTDVAAFERKELEKIGMPAEISLRHRPTQFGHIFSGDHYASGYYSYMWSEVMDADAFGAFEEAGNIFDPAVAKRLHDDIYSSGGSVDPEAAYIAFRGRAPAPDALLRRRGLLDTPEAA from the coding sequence ATGTCAGACACCACCTTGCATTCAGCGGTCACCTCGCGCGCACTCGACAATCCGCTGCTGCAGGCGTGGCAGACGCCGTTCGAGACGCCGCCGTTCGCCGAGATCCTGCCCGAGCATTTCATACAGGCCTTCGAGCAGGCGTTTTTCGACCATTCCGCCGAGATATCGGCGATCGTCAACGATCCCGCGGCGCCGGACTTCGCCAACACGATCACGGCGCTGGAGCGCTCCGGCAAGCTGCTGAGCCGGGTCTCCGCGGTGTTCTACGACCTGGTCTCGGCGCATTCCAATCCGGCACTGCTGGAGATCGACAAGGAAGTGTCGCTGCGCCAGGCCCGGCACTGGAACCCAATCATGATGAACGCCGTGCTGTTCGGCCGCATCGCAGCACTGCACGACAACCGCGCCAGCCTCGGCCTCAGCTCGGAGCAGCTGCGGCTGCTGGAGCGCACCTATACCCGCTTCCACCGCGCCGGCGCCGGCCTCGACGAGGTCGCCAAGGCGCGGATGGCGGAGATCAACGAGCGTCTCGCCCATCTCGGCACCGCATTCAGCCACCATCTGCTCGGCGACGAGCAGGACTGGTTCATGGAAATCGGCGAAGGCGACACCGACGGCCTGCCGGAGAGCTTTGTCGCCGCCGCCAAGGCTGCGGCGGAAGAGCGTGGCATGACCGGCAAGGCGATCGTGACGACGTCGCGTTCGTCCATGGAGCCGTTCCTGAAGAGTTCGACGCGGCGCGATCTGCGCGAGAAGGCCTACAAGGCCTTCATCGCGCGCGGCGACAATGGCAACGCCAACGACAACAACGCCACCATCGTCGAGATCCTGCAGCTGCGCGAGGAGAGCGCCAAGCTGCTCGGTTTCCCGACGTTTGCGGCCTACCGGCTGGAAGATTCCATGGCGAAGACGCCGGAGGCCGTGCGCGGCCTGCTGGAGCGGGTCTGGAAGCCGGCGCGGGACCGCGCGCTCGCCGACCGCGATGCGCTGCAGGAGCTGGTGACGGAAGAGGGCGGCAATTTCAAGCTGGCCTCCTGGGACTGGCGCTACTACGCCGAAAAGCTGCGGCAGCGCCGCGCCAATTTCGACGACGCCGCGATCAAGCCGTATCTTGCGCTCGACAACATGATCGACGCCGCCTTTGACACCGCGACCCGGCTGTTCGGCGTCACCTTCGAAGAGCGCAAGGATGTTCCGGTGTGGCATCCCGACGTCCGGGTCTGGGAGGTGAAGGACGCCAAGGGCCAGCACAAGGCGCTGTTCTATGGTGACTACTTCGCCCGGCCCTCGAAGCGCTCCGGCGCCTGGATGACCTCGCTGCGCGATCAGCAGAAGCTCGACGGCGACGTCGCGCCGCTGGTCCTGAACGTCTGCAACTTCGCCAAGGGCACCGACGGCCAGCCCTCGCTGCTGTCGCCCGATGACGCGCGGACCCTGTTCCACGAGTTTGGCCACGGCCTGCATGGCATGCTGTCGGATGTCACCTATCCCTCGCTGTCGGGCACCTCGGTATTCACCGACTTCGTCGAGCTGCCGTCGCAGCTCTATGAGCATTGGCAGGAGCAGCCGCAGGTGTTGCAGACCTTCGCCAAGCACTACCAGACCGGCGAACCGCTGCCGGACGATCTGCTCAAGCGCTTCATCGCCGCGCGAAAGTTCAACCAGGGCTTCGCCACGGTGGAATTCGTCTCCTCGGCGCTGATCGACCTCGAATTCCACACCCAGCCAGCCTCGGCCAGCACCGACGTGGCGGCGTTCGAGCGCAAGGAGCTGGAGAAGATCGGCATGCCCGCGGAAATCTCGCTGCGGCACCGCCCGACCCAGTTTGGCCATATCTTCTCCGGCGATCACTATGCCTCGGGCTATTACAGCTACATGTGGTCCGAGGTGATGGATGCCGACGCCTTCGGCGCGTTCGAGGAAGCCGGCAACATCTTCGATCCCGCGGTCGCCAAGCGGCTGCATGACGACATCTATTCGTCGGGCGGTTCGGTCGATCCGGAGGCCGCCTATATCGCCTTCCGCGGCCGCGCACCTGCGCCAGATGCGCTCTTGCGCCGTCGCGGCCTGCTCGACACCCCCGAGGCAGCCTGA
- a CDS encoding ABC-type uncharacterized transport system substrate-binding protein (product_source=COG3683; cleavage_site_network=SignalP-noTM; cog=COG3683; pfam=PF06226; transmembrane_helix_parts=Inside_1_6,TMhelix_7_29,Outside_30_211), whose protein sequence is MHRALALLTLLVALTGGVVAAAAHPHVWVTASSELVYAPDGSVTGVRHSWTFDDMFSTYALQGVETKTKGVYTREELAPLAQTNVESLKEFGFFTFAKADGKKQRFLDPVDYYLERKDAALVLHFTLPFKTPFKTRQLALEVFDPTFFVDFGLEKKDPVRLVGAPASCTMAIQRPNDGAAGAQKLNEDTFMNGENSNYGAMFANKITVDCP, encoded by the coding sequence ATGCATCGCGCGCTCGCCCTGCTGACGCTGCTCGTCGCCCTCACGGGCGGCGTCGTTGCGGCCGCGGCGCATCCGCACGTCTGGGTCACCGCTTCGAGCGAACTGGTCTATGCGCCGGATGGCTCGGTCACCGGCGTGCGCCACAGCTGGACCTTCGACGACATGTTCTCGACCTATGCGCTGCAGGGCGTCGAGACCAAAACCAAGGGCGTTTACACCCGCGAGGAGCTGGCACCGCTGGCGCAGACCAATGTGGAGTCGCTGAAGGAATTCGGCTTCTTCACCTTCGCCAAGGCCGACGGCAAGAAACAGCGTTTCCTCGACCCGGTCGATTACTACCTTGAACGCAAGGATGCGGCGCTGGTGCTGCACTTCACGCTGCCGTTCAAGACGCCGTTCAAGACCAGACAGCTGGCGCTCGAAGTGTTCGACCCGACCTTCTTCGTCGATTTCGGTCTGGAGAAGAAGGATCCGGTCCGACTGGTCGGTGCGCCGGCGAGCTGCACGATGGCAATCCAGCGCCCCAACGACGGCGCGGCCGGTGCGCAGAAGCTCAATGAAGACACCTTCATGAACGGCGAGAATTCCAATTACGGCGCGATGTTCGCCAACAAGATCACGGTAGATTGTCCATGA
- a CDS encoding nickel/cobalt exporter (product_source=KO:K08970; cog=COG2215; ko=KO:K08970; pfam=PF03824; superfamily=51658; transmembrane_helix_parts=Inside_1_37,TMhelix_38_60,Outside_61_109,TMhelix_110_132,Inside_133_151,TMhelix_152_174,Outside_175_188,TMhelix_189_208,Inside_209_310,TMhelix_311_333,Outside_334_337,TMhelix_338_360,Inside_361_380,TMhelix_381_403,Outside_404_410): MNLSNRHCERSEAIQPLEQQRLDCFVASAPRNDGSKTVARIFCSCAALLAIAVVADGALHDVLAQNPFGGARAAPDAQVGGIVGWLLTKQSEFYREMSSTIRAAKSDGSAVWTLLAISFAYGIFHAAGPGHGKAVISSYLVANEETARRGIALSFVSALMQSLVAVLIVGIGAWLLNVTAKTMCSAERVVEIASYALIAAFGVRLVWSKGRGFFRALRPSLAGSAPQLAPALAHAAVHHHDHDHHGHDHHHDHGHAHVAHAEAVVHDRAHHDHAHHDHVHDEHCGHSHGPTPDQLAGPGGWKRGFSAIFAVGIRPCSGAILVLVFALAQGLFWAGIAATFVMGLGTAITVATIAVIAVSAKGLARRIAGGRDGGGALVMRGLEFGAAALVLLFGVGLLLGYVATERVTCF, from the coding sequence ATGAACCTCTCAAATCGTCATTGCGAGCGAAGCGAAGCAATCCAGCCTTTGGAGCAGCAAAGACTGGATTGCTTCGTCGCAAGTGCTCCTCGCAATGACGGAAGCAAGACGGTGGCTCGGATCTTCTGCAGCTGCGCGGCGTTGCTGGCTATTGCCGTGGTTGCCGACGGCGCGCTGCATGACGTGCTGGCGCAAAATCCGTTTGGTGGTGCGCGCGCCGCGCCCGACGCGCAGGTCGGCGGCATCGTCGGCTGGCTGCTGACCAAGCAATCCGAATTCTACCGCGAGATGTCGTCGACTATCCGTGCCGCGAAGTCCGACGGCAGCGCGGTGTGGACGCTGCTGGCGATCTCCTTCGCCTATGGCATCTTCCACGCCGCGGGTCCCGGCCACGGCAAGGCGGTGATCTCGTCCTATCTGGTCGCCAATGAAGAGACCGCGCGGCGCGGCATCGCTCTGTCGTTCGTCTCGGCGCTGATGCAGTCGCTGGTCGCGGTGCTGATCGTCGGCATCGGTGCCTGGCTGCTTAATGTTACCGCCAAAACCATGTGCAGCGCCGAGCGGGTGGTCGAGATCGCCAGCTATGCGCTGATCGCTGCCTTCGGCGTCCGGCTGGTCTGGAGCAAGGGCCGTGGCTTCTTCCGCGCGCTGCGGCCGTCTTTGGCCGGGTCCGCGCCGCAATTGGCGCCGGCGTTGGCGCATGCCGCTGTGCATCATCACGACCACGACCACCATGGTCACGATCATCACCACGATCATGGCCACGCCCATGTTGCGCATGCCGAGGCTGTCGTGCACGACCGCGCGCATCACGACCATGCCCATCATGACCACGTCCATGATGAGCATTGCGGCCATTCCCATGGACCGACGCCGGACCAGCTCGCCGGTCCCGGCGGCTGGAAGCGCGGCTTCAGCGCGATCTTCGCAGTCGGTATCCGGCCGTGCTCCGGCGCCATCCTGGTGCTGGTGTTCGCGCTGGCGCAGGGCCTGTTCTGGGCCGGCATTGCCGCGACTTTCGTGATGGGCCTGGGCACCGCGATCACGGTGGCGACCATTGCTGTCATCGCGGTCTCCGCGAAGGGGTTGGCGCGCCGCATCGCAGGCGGCCGCGACGGCGGCGGAGCGCTTGTCATGCGCGGGCTGGAATTCGGCGCCGCCGCTCTGGTGCTGCTGTTCGGCGTCGGCCTGCTGCTCGGCTATGTCGCCACCGAACGCGTTACCTGCTTCTGA